Below is a window of Methanocaldococcus sp. DNA.
ATATAAATTTAAAGATTATAAAACATTAATTCATTCTACAAACTGGCAAAAAGATTTAGAGAGATATAGAATGTTATTAGAATCTCTACCAATTTCAAAGAGAAGAGGAGATAAATTTGAAACTACTAAAAAGAACTTAGTTTCTAAATTAACTGGTAGTAAAAATCCAAGTGTTGCAGGATTTGACGAAGAATGTAAAAGCGGAAAATGGAAGGATTTAATACACTTAGAAGAGTGGGGTAAAAAAGATAAAATTGTTGTTAGATTAAAAAAACATCCTCTTGAAGAAAAAATATTAAAAAATTTTATTGAAAAATGGACGCAACCAATACATATTGATGAAATAATTAATTATGGAATGACCTTAGGATACACTCGAGAAGAAGTTGAAGAAATTTTAAAAATCCTTGAAAGTAGAAGATACATTGAAATTAAAAAAGACTATATATTTAAGCTTGAGGAGATAACAAATACTGATGTTTTAAATAAATTTGATGAGGTTGAAAAACTTGCAAAGGATGTAGTAAATCTCTATAAAAAATATGGAAAGGATATTCCAAAGATTCCTATAAATCTATCTAAAAAAGAAGAGATTCTGAATCAGAAAAATTCTGATTTATTATACAAGGACTTAGAACTTTTAGAAAGTTGGGAAAAAACTTTAAGAGGTTATTACGAAATAATTAAAAATGAAATAACTAAAAATAAGGAAGAATTACTAAATGAAATCTTAAAAACAAGAGAAAAAACTGATGAACTAAAAAGAAAAATAGAAGATTTAAAAGAGGATATTACAAAGACACATTATGCATTAAGTGATGTATCAAAACATCTAAAAGAACTATTAATGAGAACAAAAAAGAAATGTAATATACTATCAAAAGAGTTATTAGAATTAAGAGAGATTATAACATCTTCAAGGAATCTTGAAGCTCTAGCAGAGATTTTAAAAACTGCTAATAAAAAAATGAATGAATTAAAAAAAGAATATGTCGATATTAATGAGAAATATAATAAGTTTAAATCCTGGTTAGCTATTCTTAGAAAATTGGAAAAATTATATGAAAAAATAGACACTTATAAAGAATATCTTGATATTGACAAAGAATATGAAAGATTCAACGAATTATTAAATGAAATAATAACTAACTTTGCAAGGGATGGTGAAAACTACCTGTATATGGATAAAGATGTTGAAAAAGACATTGAATTAATTGAAAGTAATATAAAGAAAAAAGAGAGTAATTTAAGAAATGAATTTAATAGGATTCAAGACGAAATAAAAACAAAAATGAACTTTTTATCTAATTCATTAAAATTGTTGGATATCCCTTCATATTCATACAGAGAAGCATTTAGTATTGAAGATAAAGAGACGGCATATCAAAATCTTGTAAGAAATGTAAGAACGTATCTTCAAGATTATGTTCTAAACAGAATATATGATTACATAGTATCATTAAAGACAGACGTAGAAATAAAATTGGACAATGATGAAAACTATCTAAAAACACTAAATGAGATAGAAAATAAATTAAACAGCATAGATCTTGATGTTATAAATAATATCGAGAACATAGTAGATATTGTTGAAGAAGTGAAATCTAATATACTTGAAATATGGGGGGAGATAGATAAAGTTAGAAAAGAGATAAAGAGAGAAATTATTGAAAAAAATAAATCTGATAAGCTAAAAGAAGAAGAAAGGAGAATAATTGAAGTATTAAATAAATATGGTGAAATTTCAATTAAAGAACTTGCAAAACATCTAAATATGTCTATTGAGGGGACATTAAAATGTCTATTGAATATGGAGGAGAATATAAAAATAATTGTAAGGAAGAAATAGAAAAAATAAAGACTCCATGTTACTTAAAAATAAAACATAAACTTTCTCTTCTATTTTTTGATTTTGAAGACATCTCTTATAATGATTTTTGGTCGATGGTAGATAATCCAAATAAAAAACTTCCTCAGAAAAAATTTGTTATAACTGATAAATTTGACTATAGACTACCTATTTATGAAATAGATCATAATCCTTTTACGCCAGAATTAAATAAAATTATTAATGAAAAATATCATTTAATTGAGAAATATGTTAGGACACAAAAAGATATTAAGGATTTTATCATTAATTATGTAAATACTAAAACCCCAAAAACTGTTATCTTGTATCTTATTGATGGATTATCTTATTGGGATTACATAAATGCAGAGATAAATTATAGTGCTGAACCTATATTTGTTAATGGAAAAACAACAACTGAAAATGGACTTAAAAATATAGTTTATGGAAAAAATGATATACCTATCGCAAAGGAACTTTATAAATTTGGATATAAAGGATATGGACAAACATATTGGAATAGAAAAAATAAATTAACGGACATTTTATTTAGATACATAAGTGAAAAGAACATTTTTTATTATGATGAGGATATATACAACATCATCACAGAAAATAAATTATTAAAAAAATATATTCAAATTTATAAGATTGGATTAGATGATGATGCACATAAGTTAAGAGAAGTTAGTAAAAAAAGCATAATTAATAGAATAAAAGAAATATTTGAGAATGTAAATATCTTAATAGATCATCTAAATAAAACTGATCAGTCCTATCTCATAGTAATTACTGCTGACCATGGTATAAAGTGGGACTTTACAAAAAAATATAAAAAAGGTTCTCATGGGAATATATCATTTGAAGAGTGTTTTGTGCCTTTAATTATAATTGAGGGGTAGTTATGTTATTTATTGGGAGAGAAAAACTAAAAGATAGGTTAGGTGAAGAGGTTTATATTGATGCTTCAAAATCTCATGCAATTTTTATTTGTGGTAAAAGAGGTAGTGGTAAAAGCTATACATTGGGAGTTTTAGTTGAAGAACTTCAAGAAAAACATCCTGATTATTTAAAAATTATTATTGATCCGATGGGAATATTTTGGACTATGGTAGAACCAAACGAAGAACAAGAAGAAAACCTTTGGGATTGGGATTTATATCCAGAAAGATATTCTATAAAATTAATAGTTCCTGGGGAAATAGACAAAAGATTTGATGAAGATGTTATAAGAGAAATGAAAAATAGAGGAGTAGAATTCAAAAAACTTTTATTAAATCCTTCTGATATTTCAGCTGAGGGTTGGTGTGATTTATTTAATTTGAATATAAATGAAATGATGGGAATTGCGTTATATAGAGCAATTGATAATATTGGGAAGGATTTTTTTACAATTGATGATATTATTTATGAAGTAGAAAGGGACACAAAATCTAAAGAAACTACAAAAGAAGCATTAATTAACCGTCTAAATATGGCAAAAAAATGGGGTATTTTTTCAAATGAATATATACCAATAGAAGAAATTTTTGAAAGAAACACAATAAATGTTATTGATTTGAGTGTTATTGAAAGTGGAAGATATGGATTGAGAGATTTAATTGTATCGATAATTGCAAAATATTTATTTAACCAACGATTGAAATCAAGAAAAAAAGAAATGTTAAATTTACCATCAAAAATGCCAAAAGTCTGGTTATTTATAGATGAAGCCCATAATTTTATTCCTTCTGGAAAATCAACATTGTCAAAAGAAATACTAATAAGATGGGCAAAAGAAGGTAGACAACCAGGATTAAATTTAGTCATAGCTACTCAACAACCCTCAGCAATTGATAATGAGGTTTTAAGTCAGTGTGATATTATTTTTGCACATAAAGTAACAAATAGGGAAGATATAAATGCATTAAATAAACTTAACCAGGAGTATATGGGAAAAGAATTAAAAGTGTATATTAAAGATTTAAATAAAGGAGAATGTGTATTTATTGATGATGAAAAAGAATTTCTAAAAATAATAAAGATAAGACCTAGAAAAAGTAGGCATGGTGGAGGAGAAAAATAATTTTTTTGGTAATAATCATTAGTATGTTAGTCAAATTTTTAACCTACTTAATAAATTTTCTTATTTTTTATTTTATTTCTTTTCATTCATATATTTCTATAATCACATTTTACATTTAAAGAAAATTTTTTATAGTATTAACAACATAAATATATTTTATATTATAATAAATTTTAAAACACTATTTTAAGTAAATTTAAAAAATTAAGGTGAAATGATGTTTTTAAAGAAGAGACATCTTGAAATTTTAAGAGAAATGAAAAAAACAGATGTTCAAGAGGAAATTAGAAAGAAATTACCAGAAGACTTTAAAAGTAGAATCCTTGAATTGTTTATCTTAGGATTTGTAGAATTAGAAGATGGAAAAATAACATTTACAGATGCTGGAAAAAAGCTTATGGAAATCGTTGATAAATTAAACATTGAAGAATTACCAGATGTTTTCGTCGATACTGAGATAATAAAGATATTACAACTATTTGAGGAAACTAATTACATTCCAGAAAATTGGAAAGTTTTACTGAAAGAAAGACAGATGTTAGATGAAAATGAAAATTTAAATGAAATTGGAAAAGAAATACTAAAAATATTTACAGAAACACATCCAGTTCTATACTTAACAAAAGAAATTATTGACTTTATAAATAAAATTCCTAAAATTAGTACATTAGAAGAGTTGATTACTCACAAAAACACTGTAGAATATGGAGATAATATTGTTAATGCACTCCAAGCAATGAGAATGCTCTATATATCTCCAAGAACTGAAAGAGGGCAGGCATATACAACAACAAAAACAGCAGATTTAGCATTAAAAATATTGTCTTATGTTAAAGTATTTAATAGACCATTAATTTTAAAGGGTAGTGATATTGAATTATTAAGATCGGGAGGAACTTCAAAAGAACTTGATGAAATGGGTTTCCATGATGAGAGTGGAGTTACAGAATTAGGTAATGCGATGATAGATACTTATGAATCTATGGGAATTGTTGAAAAAAAGACATTGCCAATTTATGTATTAGACGATGAGATAAAGGTTTTAGAAGGATTGCTTAAATTAGAGGAGATTAATAAACATACTCCCGATATCTTACCAACATACAGTGAAATTCAGAGAAGAGTAGATGTTGAAGATCTTGGAGAAATTTTGCACACTCTTGAATCTAAAGAACTAATAGAAAGAAAGTTTATGAAAAATAAAGATACATACTGGGTTACAAACTGGGGTAGAACAATAGTAGAGTTAGGAGTCGTTACAACTGAGGGAATAAAGGCAATAACTTATGCATTGAGTGGAGATGTTCCAATAGCTGAGTGGGTTTTAGCAGGTAAAGAAGAAGGTTTAATAAAAAAAGGAGTTACTCAAAAAGGACATACAATGATTAAATTCTCAAAGAGTATTAAGAGAAAGCCCTATTTAACTAAATATGATATTGCAATACTTTTAAAAGTTCCTAAGGGGAAATATATACATAAAGATGAAGTTATAAAATTAGTCCAAGATCTTGTAGGAGGAGATGAAAAGGCTATAATTAAGGCTATTGGAGAAGCAGAATCTAAAGGGTTCATTGTAGAATTACAAAATAAAATTATAAAACTTACAGACCTTGGAACTGATGTTAAGACAGCAATAGAATCTGCAAAAATTAATGAACTATTATCAACAAAGTTTGGTATAACTCCAACAACGTTCAACATATTAAAAGTAATTTACAATAATTTAGATAAATTTAATAAAATTTGGAAGGAAAGTAGAGAAGAGAGAGGTTATAAGGAGGATGAAGTAAAACTCATTAAGAAGTATCTAAGTTTAAGTGATGAAGAAATTCACAAAGCTCTTGTTATTTTAAGAGCATTAGGATTCCTTGGTAAAAAAAGTATTACAAAAGCAGGAGAGATCTTAGTTAAGGCTTATGAAAAATTATATTCTTCCTCATAATCTAATTTTTTTATTCTTAAATATAATTTATATATTTAAATATGTTATTCGTATTAAGCATTCATTAATAAAGAGAAATATAAGAGTTATAAATATGCTCATTTGATAAAAATTGAGATGATAACTATGAAAATTATAAAAAGTGAATATGACAAAATTAAACCATACATTACTAAGGATGGCTCAATAATTAGAGAACTAATACATCCAAATACCCATGGAGATGTAAAACAAAGTTTAGCAGAGGCTATAGTTCCAGTAGGTTCTAAAACTTTACTACATAGACATCATAATTCAGAAGAAATATATTACATTTTGGAGGGTAGAGGATTGATAACTTTGGGAAATGAAAAATTTGAAGTCAAAAAAGGAGATGCTATAGTTATTCCTCCAAAGACCCCGCATAAAATTGAAAATATCGGTAATGTTCCATTAAAAATATTATGTTGCAGTTATCCTCCTTACTCTCATGATGATACAGAAATAATAAAGCCATAGAGGTTCTTTATTAAAACTACAAAGTTATATATAGTTGTGTGTAAAAGTGTGTAATTTGCATCCATATTATTTGAAAATATAAAAAATTAAAGGAGGGTAAAAATGAAGGTGGATATAAAGATAAACGAGGATTTTTGTAAAGGTTGCGAGATTTGTATAGTAGTATGTCCAAAAAAAGTTTATGAAAAATCAAAAAAATTAAATAAAAGAGGTGTCTATCCTCCAATCCCTGTAAATGCTGATAAATGCACATTATGTAACTTATGTATATTACAGTGTCCAGATCAGGCTATATCTATTGAGGTGCAAAAATAACAAAAATATTCTTATAGATTTTTATTTATAAATTTATCAATTACAATTTAACAATTAGAAAAGGATATAATTAAGTTACTGACTTAAATTTTTATTATTATCAAATATATTATGAGAGATGAGATAATGATTCAAATAACCGTTATTCAGATAGACAATTACGGACCTTGGACAGTTACTCCAAATCCAAGGAGAGAAAGTGATTTGCAAGCATTACAGAGTAGATTATATGCAGATTTAAATCTTATGTTTGGAGCACATAAAGGACTTGTATTTTATACAAGATTTGACAACTTAATTGCCATAACAAATGGAATTGATTTAATTACTCACAAAAGAATTCAAGAGAGTATAAGGAATAGGTATCCTTTTACTGTTAGTATGGCTATTGCATCAGCAGAAACACCCTATGAGGCTCAAAAGTTGGCGACAGAAACATTACAAGAGTATGGAAGTGCTCAGGATGAAAATAGAAAAGAGGTTTTAGATGTAGCCAATGAGTTTGTTGTTGATGGATATGTTCAAATAGCCCATATTGACATAAACAAC
It encodes the following:
- a CDS encoding ATP-binding protein gives rise to the protein MLFIGREKLKDRLGEEVYIDASKSHAIFICGKRGSGKSYTLGVLVEELQEKHPDYLKIIIDPMGIFWTMVEPNEEQEENLWDWDLYPERYSIKLIVPGEIDKRFDEDVIREMKNRGVEFKKLLLNPSDISAEGWCDLFNLNINEMMGIALYRAIDNIGKDFFTIDDIIYEVERDTKSKETTKEALINRLNMAKKWGIFSNEYIPIEEIFERNTINVIDLSVIESGRYGLRDLIVSIIAKYLFNQRLKSRKKEMLNLPSKMPKVWLFIDEAHNFIPSGKSTLSKEILIRWAKEGRQPGLNLVIATQQPSAIDNEVLSQCDIIFAHKVTNREDINALNKLNQEYMGKELKVYIKDLNKGECVFIDDEKEFLKIIKIRPRKSRHGGGEK
- a CDS encoding DUF505 family protein, with the protein product MFLKKRHLEILREMKKTDVQEEIRKKLPEDFKSRILELFILGFVELEDGKITFTDAGKKLMEIVDKLNIEELPDVFVDTEIIKILQLFEETNYIPENWKVLLKERQMLDENENLNEIGKEILKIFTETHPVLYLTKEIIDFINKIPKISTLEELITHKNTVEYGDNIVNALQAMRMLYISPRTERGQAYTTTKTADLALKILSYVKVFNRPLILKGSDIELLRSGGTSKELDEMGFHDESGVTELGNAMIDTYESMGIVEKKTLPIYVLDDEIKVLEGLLKLEEINKHTPDILPTYSEIQRRVDVEDLGEILHTLESKELIERKFMKNKDTYWVTNWGRTIVELGVVTTEGIKAITYALSGDVPIAEWVLAGKEEGLIKKGVTQKGHTMIKFSKSIKRKPYLTKYDIAILLKVPKGKYIHKDEVIKLVQDLVGGDEKAIIKAIGEAESKGFIVELQNKIIKLTDLGTDVKTAIESAKINELLSTKFGITPTTFNILKVIYNNLDKFNKIWKESREERGYKEDEVKLIKKYLSLSDEEIHKALVILRALGFLGKKSITKAGEILVKAYEKLYSSS
- a CDS encoding cupin domain-containing protein, which translates into the protein MITMKIIKSEYDKIKPYITKDGSIIRELIHPNTHGDVKQSLAEAIVPVGSKTLLHRHHNSEEIYYILEGRGLITLGNEKFEVKKGDAIVIPPKTPHKIENIGNVPLKILCCSYPPYSHDDTEIIKP
- a CDS encoding ferredoxin family protein — protein: MDIKINEDFCKGCEICIVVCPKKVYEKSKKLNKRGVYPPIPVNADKCTLCNLCILQCPDQAISIEVQK
- a CDS encoding GTP cyclohydrolase III; translation: MIQITVIQIDNYGPWTVTPNPRRESDLQALQSRLYADLNLMFGAHKGLVFYTRFDNLIAITNGIDLITHKRIQESIRNRYPFTVSMAIASAETPYEAQKLATETLQEYGSAQDENRKEVLDVANEFVVDGYVQIAHIDINNITGTFTDIVSAYDTYLNVNKVKLYLMEELLKHKALLFFIGGDNFMAPSNGMDEEDFLKIFDKIKNKYNIELKAGIGIGKTAEDASNLADIGLEKIRMKLVNKNICVLRQEDIIEQNLSTKKLCELQR